In Oryza sativa Japonica Group chromosome 3, ASM3414082v1, one DNA window encodes the following:
- the LOC4332024 gene encoding uncharacterized protein At5g39570 — translation MASYDGGGDGHRGRPPPQQHRPSSGGGGGGGSGDLASSAKLVAEAAKSVFQDHNLEKVDKGRVAGAAAELLHAASQYGKLDGKPAGNYLEKAEEYLHQYGRKEGSAGSGGGGKYQDEGGEGKYKKKPGHGGGRYEEEEEEDYKKKPTSGGGGGYGGGRYEEEDNYKKKPTSGGGGYGGGMYEEEDDYKKKPSSGGGGGYGGGRYEEEDEYRKKPSGGGYGGGRYEEEEDDYMKKPSAGAGGYGGGGRYEDEYKKKPGGGHGGGRYEEDDEYNKKPSGGYGYGASSGGGHGGRYEEDDYKKKPSAHSGGGGGRYEEEEGYKKPSGHGGGRYGKEEEEDDKKKKKHGEGSEGGMGDYLKLAQGLMKKQGGEGESGGGGMGDYLKLAEGFLKKR, via the coding sequence ATGGCCTcctacgacggcggcggcgacggccaccGCGGCCGCCCGCCCCCGCAGCAGCACCGCCCGtcgtccggcggcggaggcgggggcggaAGCGGCGACCTGGCGTCGAGCGCCAagctggtggcggaggcggccaaGTCGGTGTTCCAGGACCACAACCTGGAGAAGGTCGACAAGGGCCGCgtcgcgggcgccgccgccgaactccTCCACGCCGCCTCCCAGTACGGCAAGCTCGACGGCAAGCCCGCTGGCAACTACCTCGAGAAGGCCGAGGAGTACCTCCACCAGTACGGCCGCAAGGAGGGTtccgccggatccggcggcggcggcaagtacCAGGATGAGGGCGGCGAGGGCAAATACAAGAAGAAGCCCGGTCATGGAGGTGGGAGgtacgaagaagaagaagaagaagattacAAGAAGAAGCCtactagtggtggtggtggtggctatgGAGGAGGAAGGTATGAGGAAGAAGATAATTACAAGAAGAAGCCtactagtggtggtggtggctatgGAGGAGGAATgtatgaggaagaagatgattaCAAGAAGAAGcctagtagtggtggtggtggtggctatggaggaggaagatatgaggaagaagatgaatatAGAAAGAAGCCGAGTGGGGGTGGCTATGGTGGGGGGAGgtatgaggaagaagaagatgattaCATGAAGAAGCCGAGTGCCGGTGCGGGTGGATATGGAGGTGGTGGAAGGTATGAGGATGAGTACAAGAAGAAGCCTGGTGGTGGTCATGGTGGAGGGAGGTATGAGGAGGATGATGAGTACAACAAGAAGCCTAGTGGTGGATATGGGTATGGTGCTTCAAgtggtggaggccatggtgggaGGTATGAAGAAGATGACTACAAGAAGAAGCCTAGCGCGCactccggtggcggcggtggcaggtatgaggaagaggaagggtaCAAGAAGCCTAGTGGCCATGGGGGAGGGAGGTATGgtaaggaggaagaggaagatgacaagaagaaaaagaagcatGGCGAGGGGTCGGAGGGCGGCATGGGAGACTACCTGAAACTGGCACAAGGTCTCATGAAGAAGCAAGGCGGTGAGGGggagagcggtggcggcggtatGGGTGACTACTTAAAGCTTGCGGAGGGGTTCTTGAAGAAGCGCTGA
- the LOC4332025 gene encoding uncharacterized protein yields the protein MLGLRGLVAASPVTAPRCRGRCSAATAATSAPEKTAGHVGRLPLAIVPAAAASLSLVLWSSPVHAGIMSGFKGMESVPGPDLPRVEFLEKWNAENQKKYAEFDSRFKSSQVLKDLLEKSKQNKLKNEREIQDKYCLRGAEWGVGDCSTEGMSDQEKEDFIAELKKRTGQE from the exons ATGCTTGGcctccgcggcctcgtcgccgcgtcACCTGTCACCGCGCCGCGGTGTAGGGGGCGGTGCAGTGCCGCGaccgcggcgacgtcggcgccggagaagacggCTGGCCACGTCGGCCGGCTTCCACTGGCCATCGTCccagcggccgccgcctcgctctcACTTGTCCTCTGGTCCAGTCCAG TACATGCTGGCATCATGTCAGGGTTCAAAGGGATGGAATCGGTTCCAGGCCCAGATCTGCCACGAGTGGAGTTCTTGGAAAAATGGAATG CGGAGAACCAGAAGAAGTACGCCGAGTTCGACTCCAGGTTCAAGTCTTCCCAAGTGCTCAAGGATCTGCTCGAGAAGTCCAAGCAGAACAAACTGAA GAATGAGAGGGAGATTCAGGATAAATACTGCCTGCGTGGCGCCGAGTGGGGCGTCGGGGACTGCTCGACGGAGGGGATGTCGGACCAGGAGAAGGAGGATTTCATCGCAGAGCTGAAGAAAAGAACTGGACAAGAGTGA